The proteins below come from a single Polymorphobacter fuscus genomic window:
- a CDS encoding glycosyltransferase yields the protein MTRHLAYFVHDLGDAAVARRVRMIHAGGLRVTVIGFHRHGTPPAFIDGAPTLDLGATADGRLLQRAGAVLRTLLRFRPVAAAMDDCDMVMARNLEMLVLANRGRGGRRLVYECLDIHGLLLGNSLASRLIQRIERNLLRRVDLVITSSSRFIDEYFHRRRSTSVPLLLVENKVLALTGRAPVIGEAPPAPPWVIGWFGMLRCRRSLRMLIEMVRRSGGGIELVLAGVPAVRELGDLFEVAKTVPGIHVSGAYGPDDLSSLYSRVHFAWAIDYFEEGLNSAWLMPNRLYEALAHGAVPIALGEVETGAWLQRHAVGLVVDTADNVPALLDRLQPADFAVLRARVAQLPRSAVVVGPAACHALAAAIADEQQPVAVAA from the coding sequence GTGACCCGGCACCTGGCCTATTTCGTCCATGATCTCGGCGATGCTGCCGTCGCACGCCGGGTCCGCATGATCCACGCGGGCGGCCTCAGGGTCACTGTCATCGGCTTTCACCGGCACGGCACGCCACCGGCGTTCATCGACGGTGCGCCCACACTCGACCTTGGCGCCACCGCCGATGGCCGCTTGCTGCAGCGCGCCGGGGCCGTGCTGCGCACATTGCTACGTTTCCGGCCCGTCGCCGCCGCCATGGACGATTGCGACATGGTCATGGCGCGCAACCTGGAAATGCTGGTGCTCGCCAACCGCGGGCGCGGTGGCCGCCGACTGGTGTACGAATGTCTCGATATCCATGGGCTGCTGCTTGGCAACAGCCTGGCGTCACGCCTCATCCAGCGGATCGAACGCAACCTGCTGCGGCGCGTCGATCTGGTCATCACCTCCTCCAGCCGTTTCATCGACGAATATTTCCACAGGCGGCGATCGACGTCCGTCCCGCTGCTGCTTGTGGAAAACAAGGTGCTGGCGCTGACCGGCCGGGCGCCGGTGATCGGCGAAGCGCCGCCGGCGCCACCATGGGTGATCGGCTGGTTCGGCATGCTGCGCTGCCGCCGCAGCCTGCGCATGCTGATCGAAATGGTACGCCGATCGGGCGGCGGAATCGAACTGGTGCTCGCCGGCGTGCCTGCGGTCAGGGAACTCGGCGATCTGTTCGAAGTCGCAAAGACGGTCCCCGGCATTCATGTCAGCGGCGCCTATGGCCCCGACGATCTGTCGTCGCTTTACAGCCGCGTCCACTTTGCCTGGGCAATCGATTATTTCGAGGAAGGGCTGAATTCGGCCTGGTTGATGCCCAACCGCCTTTACGAGGCATTGGCCCATGGCGCCGTCCCGATCGCGCTTGGCGAGGTCGAAACCGGCGCCTGGCTGCAGCGCCACGCCGTCGGTCTTGTGGTCGATACGGCCGACAATGTGCCGGCGCTGCTCGATCGACTGCAGCCAGCGGATTTTGCAGTGCTGCGCGCACGCGTGGCGCAGTTGCCGCGATCCGCGGTCGTCGTGGGCCCGGCAGCATGCCACGCACTTGCCGCCGCGATTGCGGATGAACAGCAGCCAGTTGCAGTGGCAGCCTAG
- a CDS encoding glycosyltransferase family 2 protein encodes MTTRIDICVCTFRRASLTQTLASLAAQALPPGIQLRALVADNDDTATRKADIIAAAEGLGLDLRYIHAPARNISVARNACLDAADADWLAFIDDDEVATPEWVAALLAARGDADIVFGVSQARYPDPATPRWVVRGDFHSNRMAGNDAAWNGYTANVLINRRFVAARKLRFATALGETGGEDTMFFFDAHRAGARFGYAPAAIVHEDTPIARAGLRWLALRRFRSGQIHYLLLQRQGNGPLAGMTALPKALACFALGVASLPRPDRAAAAVLRGMLHAGVIASMLGQAPYREYAVRAPGRAAGEPG; translated from the coding sequence ATGACCACGCGGATCGACATCTGCGTCTGCACCTTCCGGCGCGCGTCGCTGACGCAAACGCTGGCATCGCTGGCGGCGCAGGCGTTGCCGCCCGGCATCCAGCTACGGGCGCTCGTTGCCGACAATGACGACACGGCGACCCGAAAGGCCGACATCATCGCCGCGGCAGAGGGGCTCGGGCTCGACCTTCGCTACATCCATGCGCCTGCGCGCAACATCTCGGTGGCGCGCAATGCCTGCCTCGATGCCGCCGATGCCGATTGGCTGGCGTTCATCGACGATGACGAGGTCGCGACGCCCGAATGGGTTGCGGCGCTGCTGGCCGCACGCGGCGACGCCGATATCGTTTTCGGCGTCTCCCAGGCGCGCTATCCCGATCCGGCGACACCGCGCTGGGTGGTGCGCGGTGATTTCCACAGCAACCGCATGGCCGGCAATGACGCCGCGTGGAACGGCTATACCGCGAACGTGCTGATCAACCGGCGCTTTGTCGCTGCCCGAAAGCTGCGCTTTGCCACGGCGCTCGGCGAGACCGGCGGCGAGGACACGATGTTCTTTTTCGATGCCCATCGTGCCGGCGCGCGCTTCGGCTATGCGCCGGCGGCGATCGTGCATGAAGACACGCCGATCGCCCGCGCCGGGCTGCGCTGGCTGGCGTTGCGCCGCTTTCGCTCCGGCCAGATCCATTATCTGCTGCTTCAGCGGCAGGGCAATGGCCCGCTTGCCGGCATGACCGCTCTGCCCAAGGCCCTCGCCTGTTTCGCCCTGGGGGTGGCGTCACTGCCACGGCCCGACCGGGCGGCGGCGGCGGTGCTGCGCGGCATGCTGCATGCCGGTGTCATCGCCTCGATGCTCGGCCAGGCGCCCTATCGCGAATATGCCGTTCGCGCGCCGGGCAGAGCGGCAGGCGAGCCGGGCTAG
- a CDS encoding glycosyltransferase family 2 protein, with translation MAGGGHVQRQDASLKFADATQVAEVVDRAEPYRLPNDARVANARPDHQRVLIVVPCLDEAANLPDLLPQLAAENPAATIVVVDGGSTDGSRAIVSGLAQRLPGLRLLDNPHRIQSAGINLAVAAYGDGHDWLVRVDAHCRYPAGFVPMLLAAADRRHAASVVVPMVTRGDSCFQRAAAAAQNSIIGTGGASHRRLGDGGYVDHGHHALFALATFTAAGGYDDSFPHNEDAELDTRLTARGVRIWLEPGAALVYAPRRTPQALFRQYVNYGRGRARTVAKHRLPLKLRQTLPLLVLPAAVLAVLGTGLAFFLAPAFGVLALPALAWATCCAGFGLWMGVRDRSRCAALGGLAAMIMHLGWSMGYWQMRFSGSVQAATS, from the coding sequence GTGGCCGGTGGGGGCCATGTGCAGCGGCAGGATGCCAGCCTGAAGTTCGCCGATGCAACGCAGGTTGCGGAGGTCGTCGATCGGGCGGAGCCGTATCGGCTCCCGAATGACGCGCGCGTCGCCAATGCACGGCCAGACCATCAACGCGTCCTGATCGTTGTTCCCTGCCTCGACGAGGCCGCCAATCTGCCCGACCTGTTGCCGCAGCTTGCCGCCGAAAACCCCGCGGCGACCATCGTCGTTGTCGACGGCGGCAGCACGGACGGAAGCAGGGCGATCGTGTCAGGCCTGGCGCAGCGCCTGCCCGGCCTGCGCCTTCTCGACAATCCGCACAGGATCCAGAGCGCCGGCATCAACCTGGCTGTCGCTGCCTATGGCGACGGCCATGACTGGCTGGTCCGGGTGGACGCCCATTGCCGTTACCCGGCAGGCTTCGTCCCCATGTTGCTGGCCGCTGCCGACCGGCGCCACGCCGCCAGTGTCGTGGTGCCGATGGTGACGCGGGGCGATTCCTGTTTCCAGCGGGCCGCGGCGGCAGCGCAGAATTCGATCATCGGCACCGGCGGCGCGTCGCACCGCAGGCTGGGCGACGGCGGTTATGTCGACCATGGTCACCATGCCTTGTTCGCGCTGGCAACATTCACCGCCGCAGGTGGTTATGACGACAGTTTTCCGCACAACGAGGATGCCGAGCTCGACACGCGGTTGACGGCACGCGGCGTACGTATCTGGCTCGAACCCGGCGCCGCGCTGGTCTATGCGCCGCGGCGCACGCCGCAGGCCCTGTTCCGCCAATATGTCAATTACGGGCGCGGCCGCGCGCGCACGGTGGCGAAACATCGCCTGCCGCTCAAATTGCGCCAGACCCTGCCGCTGCTGGTTTTGCCGGCGGCCGTCCTGGCCGTGCTGGGCACGGGTCTTGCATTTTTTCTGGCGCCGGCCTTTGGCGTGCTGGCGCTGCCGGCACTGGCCTGGGCAACCTGCTGCGCCGGGTTCGGCCTCTGGATGGGGGTGCGGGACCGGTCGCGCTGCGCTGCACTCGGTGGCCTTGCGGCCATGATCATGCATCTGGGCTGGTCGATGGGCTATTGGCAAATGCGATTCTCGGGCTCGGTCCAGGCCGCAACATCCTGA
- the dgcN gene encoding N-acetyltransferase DgcN yields the protein MIATPYLLYLGHSNDEIGIKTSRGLAVFRPDICVGEFRHDDCRLTLGLPRMGFADAYHAGARTLVLGIANAGGRLGAELVEDALDAMAAGLDIASGLHQRLKDEPRLVEAAARLGRSLHDVRDPRPDIPVGTGRRRAGKRLLTVGTDCSVGKMYTTLCLARALADRGIAADFRATGQTGILIAGSGVPLDAVVADFISGAIEQISPDRHDGGWDLIEGQGSLFHPSFAGVSTGLLHGAQPDAIILCHDPLRSHMRGLPHYAPPGLAECLEANLRVARLTNPDVRAVGIALNTAALPAAEASALCDRTAAALGLPCTDPYRLSVADIVDTLVEAFD from the coding sequence ATGATTGCCACCCCCTATCTCCTCTACCTCGGCCATTCCAATGACGAGATCGGGATCAAGACATCCCGCGGACTGGCCGTTTTCCGGCCCGATATCTGCGTCGGCGAGTTCCGCCATGACGATTGCCGGTTGACGCTCGGACTGCCGCGGATGGGGTTTGCCGATGCCTATCACGCCGGGGCCCGGACCTTGGTGCTCGGCATTGCCAACGCCGGCGGCCGATTGGGTGCGGAGCTTGTCGAGGATGCGCTCGACGCCATGGCCGCCGGGCTCGACATCGCCTCGGGACTGCACCAGCGGCTGAAGGATGAACCGCGACTGGTGGAGGCTGCCGCTCGCCTGGGCCGGTCCCTGCACGATGTGCGCGACCCCCGACCCGATATTCCGGTCGGCACGGGACGCCGCCGCGCCGGCAAGCGGTTGCTGACGGTCGGCACTGATTGTTCGGTGGGCAAGATGTACACGACCCTTTGCCTCGCCCGCGCGCTTGCCGATCGCGGCATTGCCGCCGATTTTCGGGCCACCGGCCAGACCGGCATTCTCATCGCCGGAAGCGGCGTGCCGCTCGACGCCGTGGTCGCCGACTTCATTTCCGGCGCCATCGAGCAGATTTCGCCCGACCGGCACGACGGGGGCTGGGACCTGATCGAAGGCCAGGGCTCGCTGTTTCACCCGTCCTTCGCCGGCGTGTCGACCGGGTTGCTGCACGGTGCCCAGCCCGACGCCATCATCCTGTGTCACGACCCGCTGCGCAGCCACATGCGCGGGCTGCCGCATTATGCCCCCCCGGGCCTTGCCGAATGCCTGGAAGCAAATCTGCGCGTCGCCCGACTGACCAACCCCGACGTCCGGGCGGTCGGCATTGCGCTCAACACCGCCGCGCTGCCCGCAGCCGAGGCAAGCGCGCTCTGCGATCGTACAGCCGCCGCGCTAGGGCTGCCCTGCACCGACCCCTATCGCCTGAGCGTAGCCGACATCGTCGACACACTGGTGGAAGCATTCGACTGA
- a CDS encoding N-acyl-D-amino-acid deacylase family protein, with translation MREIPSRNRSRLLLQAAGLVVTVALLAAAAPAPETADVLIRGGMIHDGGTGKPYVGDVTITGDRITFVGPHAAVSAKRTIDAAGMIVAPGFIDAHTHADSFIRSSDPATRVNAAWLDQGATSVVIGVDGYGTPDVGADAAKLAASGIGTNIIPFIGFGAVRQRVLGQDARAPDPAELARMQALVAKGMCEGAAGLSTGLFYPPQSFAKTAEVIAVAREAGKRGGIYDTHQRDESSYTIGLLGSVREVLAIGRAAGMAVHFAHIKALGIDVQGQAQAVIDVIDAARAAGQEVTADQYPWLASGSSLDASLLPGWAVDGGPLALLKRLDDPATLAKIRTEMQENMRRRGGAKSLLLIAAGYDWTGKTLDQVAREWRIDPRDAALRIIRAGIDGKGTGRKGGTSVASFNMAQADVDLFMKQPWVVTSSDGSDGHPRMFATFPEKYVKYVKGRRVISLPAFIRHSTGLTADMYRLDRRGYLRPGYYADVAVIDPARYAPRADYLHPRVLSVGVAKLFVNGALAVDNGVTTGTRAGRALLRPTPAGCS, from the coding sequence ATGCGCGAAATCCCCAGCCGGAACCGTTCCCGCCTGCTGCTGCAGGCAGCCGGTCTCGTCGTCACGGTGGCTCTGCTCGCGGCGGCGGCGCCGGCACCCGAAACCGCCGATGTGCTGATCCGCGGCGGCATGATCCATGACGGTGGAACCGGCAAACCCTATGTCGGCGATGTGACGATCACGGGCGACCGCATCACCTTTGTCGGCCCGCACGCGGCGGTGTCGGCGAAGCGCACCATCGATGCCGCCGGCATGATCGTCGCCCCCGGTTTCATCGATGCGCATACCCATGCCGACAGCTTCATTCGGTCCTCCGATCCGGCAACCCGGGTCAACGCTGCCTGGCTCGATCAGGGCGCGACCAGCGTGGTGATCGGTGTCGATGGCTATGGCACGCCCGATGTCGGCGCCGATGCGGCCAAATTGGCGGCGTCGGGAATCGGGACCAACATCATTCCCTTTATCGGCTTTGGCGCGGTCCGCCAGCGCGTCCTGGGGCAGGATGCCCGTGCGCCCGATCCGGCCGAACTGGCACGCATGCAGGCGCTGGTCGCCAAGGGGATGTGCGAGGGCGCCGCCGGCCTGTCGACGGGGCTCTTCTACCCGCCGCAGAGCTTTGCCAAGACCGCCGAAGTCATCGCCGTTGCCAGAGAAGCGGGAAAGCGCGGCGGCATCTACGACACCCACCAGCGCGATGAATCAAGCTATACCATCGGTCTTCTTGGATCGGTCAGGGAGGTGCTGGCCATCGGCCGCGCGGCGGGCATGGCGGTGCATTTCGCGCATATCAAGGCGCTGGGGATCGATGTCCAGGGTCAGGCCCAGGCCGTGATCGACGTCATCGACGCGGCCCGTGCGGCGGGCCAGGAGGTGACGGCCGACCAATATCCATGGCTGGCATCGGGATCGAGCCTCGATGCGTCGCTGCTGCCCGGCTGGGCGGTCGATGGCGGGCCGCTGGCGCTGCTGAAGCGGCTCGACGACCCGGCGACGCTGGCAAAGATCCGTACCGAGATGCAGGAGAACATGCGGCGGCGCGGCGGCGCGAAGTCCTTGCTGCTGATTGCGGCGGGCTATGACTGGACGGGCAAGACGCTAGACCAGGTGGCGCGCGAATGGCGGATCGATCCGCGCGATGCGGCGCTGCGCATCATCCGGGCCGGGATCGACGGGAAAGGCACCGGCCGCAAGGGCGGCACATCGGTCGCATCGTTCAACATGGCGCAGGCCGATGTCGACCTGTTCATGAAGCAGCCCTGGGTCGTCACCTCGTCGGACGGCTCCGACGGCCATCCGCGCATGTTTGCCACTTTTCCGGAAAAATATGTGAAATATGTCAAGGGTCGGCGCGTGATCAGCCTGCCGGCGTTCATCCGCCATTCGACCGGCCTGACCGCCGACATGTATCGGCTCGACCGGCGCGGGTATCTGCGGCCCGGCTATTATGCCGATGTCGCGGTGATCGACCCGGCACGCTACGCGCCGCGTGCCGATTATCTCCACCCGCGTGTCTTGAGCGTCGGCGTCGCCAAGCTGTTCGTCAACGGCGCACTGGCAGTCGACAACGGCGTGACCACCGGCACCCGGGCCGGCCGGGCGCTGTTGCGACCAACGCCTGCCGGCTGTTCCTGA
- a CDS encoding polysaccharide biosynthesis/export family protein: MMRILQSLFLLLVALALPLHMGATAQAAESVTATTPAPNVEYTLAPGDKVRIVVFGEDNLSGEYVVTSGGNLSFPLIGNVAATDKTVETLQVALTKALADGYLNDPRVSIQVVSFRPFYILGEVGRPGEYAVSTGLTLQQAVATAAGYTYRANTRKVFIRRANETSETLLDLRRTGPVIVRAGDTIRIPERHF, from the coding sequence ATGATGCGAATTCTGCAATCGTTGTTCTTGCTGCTGGTGGCGCTTGCCTTGCCGCTCCACATGGGTGCCACCGCGCAGGCGGCCGAAAGCGTCACGGCGACAACGCCGGCGCCCAATGTGGAATATACGCTCGCCCCCGGTGACAAGGTTCGCATCGTCGTTTTCGGGGAAGACAATCTCAGCGGGGAATATGTCGTGACCAGCGGCGGCAACCTGTCGTTTCCGCTGATCGGCAATGTTGCGGCCACCGACAAGACGGTCGAGACGTTGCAGGTGGCGCTGACCAAGGCCCTGGCCGATGGTTACCTCAATGATCCGCGGGTCAGCATCCAGGTGGTGTCGTTCCGCCCCTTCTACATTCTGGGCGAAGTGGGCCGGCCGGGCGAATATGCCGTGTCCACCGGCCTGACGCTGCAGCAGGCCGTGGCGACCGCTGCCGGCTACACGTACCGGGCCAACACCCGCAAGGTCTTCATCCGGCGCGCCAATGAAACGTCCGAGACTCTGCTCGACCTGCGCCGGACAGGCCCAGTGATCGTCCGTGCCGGTGACACGATCAGGATCCCCGAACGGCATTTCTAG
- a CDS encoding LysR family transcriptional regulator has protein sequence MNLRQIEIFHAVYLHGSVSAAARALNVSQPAVTKVLRHAERAIGLPLFERTKGRLIPTVDAHTLFTEVADIHDRVRSLRQACHNMRQGRGALLRISALPSLGLGAIPAAVAEFLRDHSDILFDLQTLHHDEMVRKLYDRETDIAIGFEVPPSAPVAHQVIGEGELVVLYPEAAMPDAPPRLHLDALRGHRFISPVQAGPIGRMLSAELNRLDVELDEVVSARTYYVAAALVRAGVGMAIVDNFTANAAVAAGLSSRPLQPAITFDIHAVYLQNRPPSKTASEFLARLAQVIENL, from the coding sequence ATGAACCTGCGCCAGATCGAGATCTTCCACGCCGTCTATCTTCACGGCAGCGTCAGCGCCGCCGCACGCGCCCTCAACGTATCACAGCCCGCCGTGACGAAGGTGCTGCGCCATGCGGAGCGCGCGATCGGTCTGCCACTGTTCGAACGCACCAAGGGCCGGCTGATCCCGACCGTGGATGCCCACACGCTGTTCACCGAAGTCGCCGACATCCACGATCGCGTGCGCTCGCTGCGCCAGGCCTGCCACAACATGCGCCAGGGGCGCGGCGCGCTGCTGCGCATTTCGGCGCTGCCGTCGCTGGGCCTGGGCGCCATCCCCGCAGCGGTGGCCGAATTCCTGCGCGACCATAGCGATATATTGTTCGACCTGCAGACGCTCCACCATGATGAAATGGTCCGCAAGCTGTACGATCGCGAGACCGATATCGCCATCGGCTTCGAAGTGCCGCCGTCCGCGCCCGTTGCGCACCAGGTGATCGGCGAAGGCGAGTTGGTGGTGCTCTATCCCGAGGCGGCAATGCCCGATGCGCCGCCGCGTTTGCACCTCGATGCCCTGCGCGGCCATCGCTTCATCAGTCCGGTTCAGGCGGGTCCCATCGGCCGCATGCTGTCCGCCGAGCTCAACCGCCTCGACGTCGAACTCGACGAAGTGGTGTCGGCACGCACCTATTATGTCGCGGCGGCGCTGGTGCGCGCCGGCGTCGGCATGGCCATCGTCGACAATTTCACCGCCAATGCAGCGGTTGCGGCGGGCCTGTCGAGCCGGCCGCTGCAACCCGCCATCACCTTCGATATCCACGCGGTCTATCTGCAAAACCGCCCGCCGTCGAAAACCGCATCGGAGTTCCTGGCGCGGCTGGCACAGGTGATCGAGAATCTATAG
- a CDS encoding glycosyltransferase family 2 protein gives MPPATDEDLFNPKPRRCECRSSDASGETTSQNRWSAMTLHSGICVIIPAWNAEATIVRAVTSALAQPQVAEVLVVDDASTDGTAQSATDADDGSGRLRVLCQPRNIGPAAARNVAIDASTAPLLAILDSDDFLLPGRFAPLLATPGWDAIADNLAFVPEDQVAALAPATLDHGTASPRRLSLAEFVLGNISVAGQPRAELGFVKPVIRRSFLAAHGLRYDESLRLGEDYALYARILARGGAFLTVARCGYVAVERASSLSGCHRGVDLANLAASDLALLGEDGLDDSARRAIRRHRDQTAAKARHRRFLDMRRAQGLPAALAQALLRPHQVPPLAFAIARDKWRDRHPGAPKPAQVRYLFA, from the coding sequence TTGCCGCCGGCAACTGATGAAGATTTGTTTAACCCAAAGCCACGACGGTGTGAATGCCGTTCGAGCGATGCCAGCGGCGAAACGACCTCTCAGAATCGGTGGTCGGCGATGACTCTACACAGCGGCATCTGCGTCATCATCCCGGCCTGGAACGCCGAAGCCACGATCGTGCGGGCGGTCACCTCGGCGCTGGCGCAACCGCAGGTCGCCGAAGTGCTCGTCGTCGACGATGCTTCGACCGATGGCACCGCACAGTCTGCCACCGACGCCGATGACGGGTCGGGACGGTTGCGCGTTCTTTGTCAGCCCCGCAACATCGGGCCCGCGGCAGCGCGCAATGTCGCGATCGATGCCAGCACCGCGCCGCTTCTCGCCATCCTCGATTCGGACGATTTTTTGCTGCCCGGGCGTTTCGCGCCTCTGCTGGCCACACCTGGCTGGGATGCGATTGCCGACAACCTCGCCTTCGTGCCCGAGGATCAGGTTGCCGCGCTGGCACCGGCCACGCTCGACCACGGCACCGCGTCGCCACGACGGCTGTCGCTGGCGGAATTCGTCCTCGGCAACATCAGCGTTGCCGGCCAGCCGCGCGCAGAACTAGGCTTCGTCAAGCCCGTCATCCGCCGCTCCTTCCTCGCGGCTCATGGCCTGCGCTACGACGAATCGCTGCGACTGGGAGAAGATTACGCGCTCTATGCGCGCATTCTCGCGCGCGGCGGGGCTTTCCTGACTGTCGCGCGCTGTGGCTATGTGGCCGTCGAACGCGCCAGCTCGCTCAGCGGCTGTCATCGCGGTGTCGACCTCGCCAACCTTGCCGCTTCAGACCTGGCGTTGCTCGGCGAAGACGGTCTCGACGATTCGGCACGTCGCGCGATTCGCCGCCACCGCGATCAGACCGCCGCCAAGGCCCGGCACCGGCGCTTTCTCGACATGCGGCGTGCGCAGGGCCTGCCCGCGGCACTCGCACAGGCGCTGCTGCGACCGCACCAGGTTCCGCCCCTGGCCTTCGCCATCGCGCGTGACAAATGGCGCGACCGTCACCCCGGCGCGCCCAAGCCGGCACAGGTGCGTTATCTCTTCGCGTGA
- a CDS encoding peptidyl-prolyl cis-trans isomerase: MWPVIGGLCASLLLLGCDKQPGGQVVAVVGDDEITLTELRAEARTPPTAAEPEVLAANAAALERLTDRNLLAKYARDKGFDRSPDYVARRRQIEQQLLATLAIRELAGTPPKPSPAEVQKFIDANPTLFAQRQRLDIDRIQLAGRVDQPVIQSLVKLQDLDATAARLTAEGIQFRRGRGVFDTASVDPGVAKQIAALPDGEVFDLTMNGATYIAAITGRAPLPSTPANWNGLATAAVARSQVASRVETELAKLRKATPIQYDAAYRQAKKAPAA, encoded by the coding sequence TTGTGGCCTGTCATCGGTGGCCTGTGTGCCAGCCTGCTCCTGCTTGGCTGTGACAAGCAGCCGGGTGGCCAGGTCGTGGCCGTTGTCGGCGACGACGAGATCACGCTGACCGAATTGCGCGCCGAAGCGCGCACGCCGCCGACGGCAGCCGAGCCCGAAGTGCTTGCCGCCAATGCGGCCGCGCTCGAACGGCTGACCGACCGCAACCTGCTTGCCAAATATGCCCGCGACAAGGGGTTCGACCGGTCCCCCGACTATGTGGCCCGGCGGCGCCAGATCGAACAGCAGCTGCTGGCCACGCTCGCCATCCGCGAGCTTGCCGGCACGCCGCCCAAGCCATCGCCGGCCGAGGTGCAGAAGTTCATCGATGCCAACCCGACGCTGTTCGCCCAGCGCCAGCGCCTCGACATCGATCGTATCCAGCTGGCCGGGCGGGTCGACCAGCCCGTCATCCAGTCGCTGGTCAAGCTGCAGGATCTCGATGCGACCGCCGCGCGGCTGACAGCCGAAGGAATCCAGTTCCGGCGGGGACGCGGCGTCTTCGACACGGCCAGCGTCGACCCCGGCGTGGCGAAGCAGATCGCCGCTCTGCCCGATGGCGAAGTCTTCGACCTGACGATGAACGGAGCGACATACATTGCGGCGATCACCGGCCGCGCGCCGCTTCCCAGCACGCCCGCGAACTGGAACGGCCTGGCGACGGCCGCGGTGGCCCGATCGCAGGTCGCATCGCGGGTCGAAACGGAACTTGCCAAGCTGCGCAAGGCGACACCGATCCAATATGATGCCGCCTATCGCCAGGCCAAAAAGGCACCGGCGGCGTGA
- a CDS encoding glycosyltransferase family 2 protein, which translates to MGPLVSVVIPAFNAGRYLESAVQSALAQTLTAIEVIIVDDGSTDDTLVVAMRLQAGDARVRVDRLARNAGPAAARNRALELARGRWLAVLDSDDVMIASRLEMLTAAGTRVDADIVADNLLVFGDGQADVFLDRATPPGWITAVDYLRRTAIYGDGPNLGYLKPLIRVDRLRAADIGYDERLRIAEDDDLIVRALLADLRYWFEPTPGYGYRRHAGSTSHRLSLANAEAMLAAGERHEAAGVGRAAEIRAALARRRRAFRKARAFAALVQALKDRRLAAAAGIAVADPAAVVLLHMPIRAARDRFLARFRPDRPRQPPPPAPATAAALAALRPFGVDA; encoded by the coding sequence TTGGGCCCGCTGGTTTCCGTTGTCATCCCGGCGTTCAACGCAGGGCGATATCTGGAATCGGCAGTGCAATCGGCGCTGGCACAGACGCTGACGGCAATCGAGGTGATCATCGTCGATGACGGATCGACCGACGATACGCTGGTCGTTGCAATGCGGCTGCAGGCCGGCGACGCCCGGGTCCGTGTCGATCGGTTGGCGCGGAACGCCGGTCCGGCGGCGGCGCGCAACCGGGCGCTGGAGCTGGCACGCGGCCGCTGGCTTGCCGTTCTGGACAGCGACGATGTGATGATCGCGTCACGGCTGGAGATGTTGACCGCGGCGGGCACCCGCGTCGATGCCGATATCGTCGCCGACAATTTGCTGGTGTTCGGTGACGGCCAAGCCGATGTCTTCCTCGATCGCGCCACCCCGCCTGGCTGGATCACAGCGGTCGACTATCTGCGCCGAACGGCCATTTACGGTGATGGCCCCAACCTCGGCTATCTCAAGCCGCTGATCCGCGTCGACCGGTTGCGGGCGGCCGACATCGGCTATGACGAGCGTCTGCGCATTGCCGAGGACGACGATCTCATCGTCAGGGCGCTGCTCGCCGACCTGCGCTATTGGTTCGAGCCGACCCCGGGCTATGGCTATCGTCGCCACGCCGGATCGACGTCGCACCGGCTGTCGCTCGCCAATGCCGAGGCCATGCTGGCGGCGGGCGAGCGCCACGAAGCCGCCGGCGTCGGCCGGGCTGCCGAGATTCGCGCGGCGCTGGCGCGGCGGCGTCGCGCCTTTCGGAAGGCGCGCGCCTTTGCAGCGCTGGTCCAGGCGCTAAAGGACCGGCGGCTGGCTGCGGCCGCCGGGATCGCGGTTGCCGATCCCGCCGCCGTCGTGCTGCTGCACATGCCCATCCGGGCCGCACGCGACCGGTTCCTCGCCCGGTTCCGTCCCGACCGGCCGCGACAGCCGCCGCCACCCGCGCCGGCGACAGCGGCGGCGCTGGCAGCGCTGCGTCCCTTCGGAGTGGACGCATGA